One Mauremys mutica isolate MM-2020 ecotype Southern unplaced genomic scaffold, ASM2049712v1 Super-Scaffold_277, whole genome shotgun sequence DNA segment encodes these proteins:
- the ATP1B2 gene encoding sodium/potassium-transporting ATPase subunit beta-2, whose amino-acid sequence MAIEKEKKTCGQVMAEWREGIWNPRTHQFMGRTGSSWALILFFYLVFYGFLTALFTLTMWVMLQTVDPYIPKYQDRLSVPGMMIRPKTDTLDVTFNVSNTESWDRYVKMLNDFLEPYNDSIQVATNDVCRPGRYNEQPDNGVLNYPKRACQFNRTALGACSGLNDSTHYGYADGRPCILIKMNRVINFFAGANQTMNVTCAAKKEEDAHKLGEMVMYPPNGHIDLMYFPYYGKKVHVNYTQPIVAVKFLTLEANVDHNVECKINAANIATTDERDKFAGRVAFKIRVNRD is encoded by the exons atggctATCGAGAAAGAGAAGAAAACCTGCGGGCAAGTCATGGCGGAGTGGCGAGAAGGCATCTGGAATCCGCGCACCCACCAATTTATGGGGCGCACCGGCAGCAGCTGGG ccttgaTCCTGTTCTTCTACCTGGTGTTTTACGGTTTCCTCACGGCGCTTTTCACGCTCACCATGTGGGTCATGCTGCAGACGGTCGACCCCTACATCCCAAAGTACCAGGACCGCCTCTCCGTGCCCG ggatGATGATCCGCCCCAAGACAGACACCCTGGACGTGACTTTTAACGTCAGCAACACGGAGAGCTGGGACCGTTACGTCAAGATGCTGAATGACTTCCTGGAGC cctacaACGACTCCATCCAGGTGGCCACCAACGACGTGTGCCGCCCGGGCCGCTACAACGAGCAGCCGGACAACGGGGTGCTGAATTACCCCAAGCGGGCCTGCCAGTTCAACCGCACGGCGCTGGGCGCCTGTTCCGGCCTCAACGACTCCACCCACTACGGCTACGCCGACGGCCGGCCTTGCATCCTCATCAAGATGAACCGG GTCATCAACTTCTTTGCAGGGGCCAACCAGACCATGAACGTCACCTGTGCCGCGaag aaAGAGGAGGATGCGCACAAGCTGGGGGAGATGGTGATGTACCCCCCAAATGGTCACATCGACCTCATGTATTTTCCCTACTACGGCAAGAAAGTCCAT GTGAACTACACCCAGCCCATCGTGGCCGTCAAGTTCCTAACCCTGGAGGCCAACGTGGACCACAACGTGGAGTGTAAGATCAACGCGGCGAACATCGCCACCACCGACGAGCGGGACAAGTTCGCTGGCCGCGTGGCCTTCAAGATCCGGGTCAACAGGGACTAA